The following proteins are co-located in the Pseudomonas fluorescens genome:
- a CDS encoding transporter substrate-binding domain-containing protein yields the protein MRFSPGLVLLLPLLSPLAHAELIDDVFDRGELRIAVEANTPPFNFKDGDKLTGFEVELGEQLAKEMDVRPSFITTDDTDLLPGVETGKYDVAINHIAMTAELSDRFDFSEPYHQKPELAIPFQKGNPAFKSSLDKALQHVKADGRLKALTQKWFGGNTKGE from the coding sequence ATGCGCTTTTCGCCTGGCCTTGTACTTTTGCTGCCCCTTCTGAGCCCTTTGGCTCACGCCGAACTGATTGATGACGTGTTTGATCGCGGCGAATTGCGTATCGCCGTAGAGGCCAACACACCACCGTTCAACTTCAAGGACGGCGACAAGCTCACCGGTTTTGAAGTGGAACTCGGTGAGCAACTGGCGAAGGAGATGGACGTGCGCCCCTCGTTTATCACCACCGACGACACCGACCTGCTGCCAGGCGTTGAAACCGGCAAGTACGACGTGGCCATCAACCATATCGCTATGACTGCCGAGCTCAGTGATCGGTTCGATTTCAGCGAGCCTTATCACCAAAAGCCGGAGCTTGCGATTCCCTTCCAGAAGGGCAACCCGGCCTTCAAGAGCAGCCTGGACAAGGCGTTGCAGCACGTGAAGGCCGATGGCCGCTTGAAAGCGCTGACGCAGAAGTGGTTTGGGGGCAACACCAAAGGCGAATAA
- a CDS encoding EamA family transporter: protein MSQLTIILWMLNVIVDTSGQLAFKAAASASAEHDGMAHWKHMLKRPWIWLGVICYVFEFVLWLAFLTLVPLSVGVMLGSINIVVIMIAGRFLFKESLSKWRLIGIMLIACGVTVVGFE from the coding sequence ATGAGCCAGTTAACCATCATCCTCTGGATGCTCAACGTTATCGTGGATACCTCCGGCCAGTTGGCGTTTAAAGCCGCCGCCTCTGCCAGCGCCGAGCATGACGGCATGGCTCACTGGAAGCACATGCTCAAGCGCCCCTGGATCTGGCTTGGGGTGATCTGCTACGTCTTCGAATTTGTGTTGTGGCTGGCATTCCTGACGCTGGTGCCATTGTCGGTGGGCGTGATGCTGGGCTCGATCAATATTGTGGTGATCATGATTGCCGGGCGTTTCCTGTTCAAGGAAAGCCTGAGCAAGTGGCGGTTGATCGGCATCATGCTGATCGCCTGTGGCGTGACCGTTGTGGGGTTTGAATAA
- a CDS encoding phospholipase BipL yields MPVSFDPDHLRESLRPLVDAQPLSAEARVYQRFYGLDLSARKVPALSRLGRFEVDGFEVVAQVWWPPQPVATMFMFHGFYDHMGLYRHAVDWALDQGFVVIACDLPGHGLSSGARASIDDFSVYQDVVQALFAQAKALQLPQPWHLFGQSTGGAVVVDHLLNHGAASPAQGKTFLLSPLVRPRAWGWSQVSYYLLRPFVKGIARRFSENTNDPQFKPFLEADPLQPRQLPTAWVGALARWIKRIEAAPRSPRQPVIVQGEEDMTVDWQHNLQVLRAKFDQPEVLMLPRGRHHLANEIPEIRQEYFQYLTDHLK; encoded by the coding sequence ATGCCTGTCAGCTTTGACCCCGATCATCTGCGCGAAAGTTTGCGACCCCTTGTGGATGCGCAACCGCTCAGCGCCGAGGCGCGGGTCTACCAGCGTTTCTATGGGCTGGATTTATCTGCGCGCAAAGTGCCGGCGTTGAGCCGTCTAGGACGTTTCGAAGTGGATGGCTTTGAGGTGGTTGCCCAGGTGTGGTGGCCACCACAGCCGGTGGCGACGATGTTTATGTTCCACGGCTTCTACGACCATATGGGGCTGTACCGCCACGCGGTGGACTGGGCGCTGGACCAAGGGTTTGTGGTGATTGCCTGCGACTTGCCCGGCCATGGTCTGTCCAGTGGCGCACGCGCCAGCATCGATGACTTTTCGGTGTACCAGGACGTGGTGCAGGCTTTGTTCGCCCAGGCCAAGGCGCTGCAACTGCCGCAACCCTGGCACCTGTTCGGGCAAAGCACCGGCGGTGCGGTGGTGGTGGACCATTTGCTCAATCACGGTGCCGCCAGCCCGGCCCAGGGCAAGACTTTTCTACTGTCACCCTTGGTGCGGCCGCGTGCATGGGGTTGGTCGCAGGTCAGTTATTACCTGCTGCGGCCGTTCGTCAAAGGCATCGCCCGGCGGTTCAGCGAGAACACCAACGACCCCCAATTCAAGCCGTTCCTGGAAGCTGACCCCCTGCAGCCACGCCAACTGCCGACTGCCTGGGTGGGCGCGCTGGCGCGCTGGATCAAACGTATCGAAGCCGCACCGCGTAGCCCACGGCAGCCGGTGATCGTGCAGGGCGAGGAAGACATGACGGTGGATTGGCAGCACAACCTGCAGGTGCTGCGGGCTAAGTTCGATCAGCCGGAGGTGTTAATGCTGCCGCGGGGCAGGCATCACTTGGCGAATGAGATTCCGGAGATTCGCCAGGAATACTTCCAGTATTTGACGGACCATCTGAAGTAA
- a CDS encoding DUF523 domain-containing protein, with product MEKILISRCLLGHKVRYDGGASGPFDQLAAWQAQGRVVAICPEVSGGLPTPRPSAEIPGGQGIDVWEGRAQVLTAEGEDFSAAFLDGARQALALVQRHDIRIAVLKANSPSCGNLLTYDGTFSGVKVSGEGVTAALLKRHGVRVFSELELAEAAAALCDSDSSTPDV from the coding sequence ATGGAAAAGATTCTGATCAGTCGCTGCCTGCTCGGGCACAAGGTGCGTTACGACGGTGGTGCCAGCGGCCCGTTCGATCAATTGGCAGCCTGGCAGGCACAAGGGCGCGTGGTTGCGATCTGCCCCGAAGTGTCGGGCGGTTTGCCTACGCCTCGGCCCTCTGCCGAGATCCCGGGCGGGCAGGGTATCGATGTGTGGGAAGGTCGCGCTCAGGTGCTGACCGCTGAGGGAGAAGACTTCAGCGCCGCCTTTCTCGATGGCGCCCGCCAGGCCTTGGCGCTGGTGCAGCGCCATGACATCCGCATTGCCGTTCTCAAGGCCAATAGCCCATCTTGCGGGAACCTGCTGACCTATGACGGCACCTTCAGCGGCGTGAAGGTCAGCGGCGAAGGCGTGACGGCGGCATTGCTCAAGCGCCATGGAGTGCGGGTGTTCAGTGAGCTTGAACTGGCCGAAGCGGCAGCTGCTCTGTGCGATAGCGATAGCTCAACACCTGATGTGTGA
- a CDS encoding DMT family transporter, with protein MKRFYILGFLALIIFDTLAQVSFKFASVHAEPLTMDAAWLVRVFGAPWIYGAFVGYIGAFFTWMTLLKYAPVGPAFAASHLELISVTLISVWLFDDTLTWPKIIGGALIIAGILCLARSEDKDSKTVEAEPSQPLAS; from the coding sequence ATGAAACGGTTCTATATCCTCGGCTTTCTGGCGCTGATCATTTTCGACACGTTGGCGCAGGTCAGTTTCAAATTCGCCTCGGTGCATGCCGAACCCCTGACGATGGATGCCGCCTGGTTGGTGCGCGTGTTTGGCGCACCATGGATCTACGGTGCCTTCGTGGGCTACATCGGCGCGTTCTTCACCTGGATGACGTTGCTCAAATATGCACCGGTGGGGCCCGCGTTTGCGGCGTCCCATTTGGAGCTGATAAGCGTAACGCTGATCTCTGTCTGGTTGTTCGATGACACCCTGACCTGGCCCAAAATCATCGGCGGCGCCTTGATCATCGCAGGCATTCTCTGTCTCGCACGCAGTGAAGACAAAGACAGCAAAACTGTCGAGGCCGAACCTTCACAGCCACTGGCGTCATGA
- a CDS encoding DUF4399 domain-containing protein: MKALLSRATLASLLLGASMLATAADGIPRSAPPEGAKVFIVSPKDGATVDKTFTVKFGMDGLKLAPATSQDPGTGHHHLLIDQKELPDASVPIPATDTVIHYGKAQTETELTLTPGKHTLQLVAGDKLHMQFNPTVASKVITVNVK; the protein is encoded by the coding sequence ATGAAAGCTCTATTGTCTCGTGCAACCCTGGCTAGCCTCTTGCTGGGGGCGTCGATGCTGGCCACCGCCGCTGACGGTATTCCGCGCAGTGCTCCACCCGAAGGTGCGAAAGTATTTATCGTGTCGCCTAAAGATGGCGCCACCGTCGATAAAACCTTCACCGTCAAATTCGGAATGGACGGCCTGAAACTGGCCCCGGCCACCAGCCAGGACCCAGGCACCGGCCACCACCACCTGCTGATCGACCAAAAAGAGCTGCCTGACGCCAGCGTGCCGATCCCGGCCACCGACACCGTGATTCACTACGGCAAGGCCCAGACTGAAACCGAGCTGACGCTCACTCCGGGCAAGCACACGCTGCAACTCGTTGCCGGCGACAAACTGCACATGCAGTTCAACCCGACTGTAGCCTCGAAAGTCATCACGGTTAACGTCAAGTAA
- a CDS encoding DUF2059 domain-containing protein: MRRLFFSMLMFCVLPAWADGHDQLYKVAGWAEQRAHFNDALSAAQQRYRNSLPPAVYQALVDNSNTRFAAQAVDKRAEAQLRKNLADPKPALAFFQSPLGRKIVAAELLATRRDQLAKNAQGLPHIEADATRSLIIGHLAQALPAREAGAEVSLAIAGVAADSLSQMIPGLLGGGQAQGMLNGQRERLMQQIGNDLNNTLLYVYRDLSDPELEEFATFAESPEGRAYYKAALAAIRAGLAVGQSTSSLAQ; this comes from the coding sequence ATGCGTCGTTTGTTTTTTTCCATGCTGATGTTCTGCGTTTTGCCCGCTTGGGCAGACGGCCATGACCAGTTATACAAGGTCGCCGGCTGGGCCGAACAACGTGCGCATTTCAATGACGCCCTCAGTGCAGCCCAGCAGCGCTACCGCAACAGCTTGCCGCCGGCGGTGTACCAGGCGCTGGTGGACAACAGCAACACACGTTTTGCGGCGCAGGCCGTGGACAAGCGTGCTGAAGCGCAATTGCGCAAAAACCTCGCGGACCCGAAACCTGCCCTGGCGTTTTTCCAATCGCCGCTGGGCCGCAAGATTGTCGCCGCCGAGTTGCTGGCCACCCGCCGTGACCAGCTGGCAAAAAACGCGCAAGGCCTGCCACACATCGAGGCCGACGCGACCCGCAGCCTGATCATCGGGCACCTGGCTCAGGCCCTGCCGGCACGCGAGGCGGGGGCGGAAGTCAGCCTGGCGATTGCCGGGGTTGCCGCCGACAGCTTGAGCCAGATGATTCCTGGCCTGCTGGGTGGCGGCCAGGCCCAGGGCATGCTCAATGGTCAGCGCGAGCGGCTGATGCAGCAAATCGGCAACGACCTGAATAACACCCTGCTGTATGTCTATCGAGATTTGTCCGACCCGGAGCTGGAAGAATTCGCCACGTTTGCGGAATCGCCGGAAGGCAGGGCGTATTACAAGGCAGCTCTTGCAGCCATTCGCGCAGGTCTTGCCGTTGGTCAAAGCACTTCCAGCCTGGCGCAGTAA
- a CDS encoding 2OG-Fe(II) oxygenase: MRAMQIPLDHPLLQRIVDDLAEKGWSQQNGFLPQALTLELAAECRKRAAEGELAPAAVGRGPAQEIREGIRGDHIQWLEEGDAAVCETYMGVMDSLRQAMNRGLFLGLEDFESHFAMYPPGAFYLKHVDRFRDDDRRMVSAVVYLNDAWLPEQGGQLRMYLKDGVEYDVVPSGGSLVVFLSGEVPHEVLPATRERLSLTGWFRRRGNEPF, translated from the coding sequence ATGCGCGCCATGCAAATACCCCTCGATCATCCCCTGCTGCAACGCATCGTCGACGACCTGGCCGAAAAAGGTTGGTCGCAGCAGAACGGCTTCCTGCCCCAGGCTCTGACCCTGGAACTGGCGGCTGAGTGCCGTAAACGTGCGGCTGAGGGTGAACTGGCGCCCGCAGCGGTGGGGCGCGGCCCGGCCCAGGAGATTCGCGAAGGGATTCGCGGTGACCATATCCAGTGGCTGGAAGAGGGTGATGCCGCCGTCTGCGAGACGTACATGGGCGTGATGGACAGTCTGCGCCAGGCGATGAATCGTGGTCTGTTCCTGGGCCTGGAGGATTTCGAAAGTCACTTTGCGATGTATCCACCGGGGGCGTTTTACCTCAAACATGTGGACCGTTTTCGCGACGACGACCGGCGTATGGTCTCGGCAGTGGTTTACTTGAACGACGCTTGGCTGCCCGAGCAGGGTGGCCAGTTGCGCATGTACCTCAAGGACGGCGTGGAATACGACGTGGTGCCCAGCGGTGGTAGCCTGGTGGTGTTCCTGTCTGGCGAGGTGCCCCACGAAGTCCTGCCCGCAACGCGTGAGCGCCTGTCCCTGACCGGCTGGTTTCGCCGGCGCGGTAACGAGCCGTTTTAA
- a CDS encoding DegT/DnrJ/EryC1/StrS family aminotransferase encodes MTREIPPTAGLPLSWRDLLNLSGDLAQSLARQFSIPLPALPCSGTAALIIALRVLQQRMPGRTRLIVPAYTCPLVALAAHYCPPLRVVPCDLQPGRIDLDEQHLKQLCDDSTLAVVVTHLAGRVADVDTAKRIADSVGAVVIEDAAQAMGALDDGRSVGLKGDVGFFSMALGKGLTTAEGGVLFSRDPVLHQALHRQCAQDLPFSLRWELQRSAELWGYALLYQPRGLHYVYGKPLRKALEQGDEVSAVGDDFSVNDIPLHRLGGYRQKVGAAALARLPDYLQQGRARALRRAARLNALPGVSVVMDRPGQQGTWPFLMVMMPSAQARDAAMAQLWTSGLGVTRLFIHTLPDYPDVAPLLQPGGAISQAQAFATRTLSISNSHWLTDEHFESVFAQLKAIVANPD; translated from the coding sequence ATGACCAGGGAAATCCCGCCCACCGCTGGCCTGCCGTTAAGCTGGCGGGATTTGCTGAACCTTTCGGGCGATTTGGCCCAGTCTCTGGCTCGCCAGTTCTCGATTCCACTGCCGGCGCTGCCCTGCTCCGGCACCGCTGCGCTGATCATCGCCCTGCGAGTCTTGCAGCAACGCATGCCCGGCCGCACCCGGCTGATCGTGCCGGCCTACACCTGCCCGCTGGTGGCGTTGGCCGCCCATTACTGCCCGCCGTTGCGCGTGGTGCCCTGCGATTTGCAGCCGGGCCGCATTGACCTGGATGAACAGCACCTGAAGCAGCTGTGCGACGACAGCACGCTGGCCGTGGTGGTCACTCATCTGGCCGGGCGTGTCGCGGACGTCGATACCGCCAAGCGTATTGCCGATTCTGTCGGCGCGGTGGTCATCGAAGACGCCGCCCAAGCCATGGGCGCACTCGACGACGGCCGCAGCGTCGGGCTCAAAGGTGATGTGGGATTTTTCAGCATGGCGCTGGGCAAAGGCCTGACGACGGCCGAAGGTGGCGTACTGTTCAGCCGCGATCCGGTGCTGCATCAGGCGCTGCACCGCCAATGCGCACAGGACCTGCCGTTCAGCCTGCGCTGGGAGCTGCAACGCAGCGCCGAGCTGTGGGGTTACGCGCTGCTTTACCAACCTCGCGGCTTGCACTACGTGTATGGCAAGCCGTTGCGCAAAGCGTTGGAACAGGGCGATGAAGTGAGTGCCGTGGGCGATGACTTTTCAGTCAACGACATCCCGTTGCACCGCCTCGGCGGCTATCGCCAGAAGGTCGGCGCCGCCGCGCTGGCTCGCCTGCCCGATTACTTGCAGCAAGGTCGCGCCCGGGCCTTGCGCCGTGCAGCTCGCTTGAATGCCTTGCCCGGTGTCTCGGTCGTTATGGACCGGCCAGGCCAGCAAGGCACCTGGCCCTTTCTGATGGTGATGATGCCGTCTGCACAAGCCCGCGATGCAGCGATGGCGCAGCTGTGGACCTCGGGGCTGGGCGTGACCCGTCTGTTTATCCACACATTGCCGGACTACCCCGACGTGGCCCCGCTGCTGCAGCCTGGCGGCGCTATCAGCCAAGCCCAGGCGTTCGCGACTCGCACACTGTCGATCAGTAACAGCCATTGGCTGACGGATGAACACTTCGAAAGCGTATTCGCCCAGCTAAAAGCTATTGTCGCCAACCCTGATTGA
- a CDS encoding DUF6436 domain-containing protein — MRQPYRSALFASLLLIICTGVLWAAYDWFQGRYLRAFSEHTAVFSGDALRLPAELAGPGPIRLVHFWDPACPCNVGNQQHLGELIEQYAPQGVEFYALQKAGSHGQLPDNLRKMKTLNSLAGADQVPATPAVGIWDRTGKLAYFGPYSEGLTCNSGNSFIEPILKALEAGREVDATHTLAVGCYCEWSKASN, encoded by the coding sequence ATGCGACAGCCCTACCGTTCCGCCCTGTTCGCCAGCCTGCTCCTGATCATCTGCACTGGCGTGCTGTGGGCGGCGTATGACTGGTTCCAGGGCCGCTACCTGCGCGCATTCAGCGAACACACGGCCGTGTTCTCCGGCGACGCCTTGCGCCTGCCCGCCGAACTCGCAGGCCCAGGTCCGATTCGCCTGGTGCACTTCTGGGACCCCGCCTGCCCGTGCAACGTCGGCAACCAGCAACACCTGGGCGAGCTCATCGAGCAGTACGCGCCCCAAGGCGTCGAATTCTATGCCCTGCAAAAAGCCGGCAGCCACGGCCAACTGCCTGACAACCTGCGCAAGATGAAAACCCTCAATAGCCTGGCCGGCGCCGATCAGGTCCCCGCCACCCCGGCTGTCGGGATTTGGGATCGCACAGGCAAGCTCGCGTATTTCGGGCCGTACAGCGAGGGCCTGACGTGTAATTCCGGCAACAGCTTTATTGAGCCGATTTTGAAAGCACTTGAGGCCGGGCGCGAAGTCGACGCCACCCATACCCTGGCGGTGGGCTGCTATTGCGAGTGGAGCAAGGCGTCAAACTGA
- the serA gene encoding phosphoglycerate dehydrogenase: MSKTSLDKSKIKFLLLEGVHPSAVDVLKAAGYSSIEYITSSLPEAQLKEKIADAHFIGIRSRTQLTEEIFDHAKKLVAVGCFCIGTNQVDLNAARERGIAVFNAPYSNTRSVAELVLAEAILLLRGIPEKNASCHRGGWIKSAANSFEIRGKKLGIVGYGSIGTQLSVLAEGLGMQVFFYDTLTKLPLGNATQVSSLTELLGMSDIVTLHVPETAETQWMIGEKEIRAIKKGGILINAARGTVVELDALADAIKDKHLIGAAIDVFPVEPRSNDDIFESPLRGLDNVILTPHIGGSTAEAQANIGLEVSEKLVKYSDNGTSVSSVNFPEVALPAHPGKHRLLHIHQNIPGVMMEINKVFAENGINISGQFLQTNEKVGYVVIDVDAEYSDLAQEKLQHINGTIRSRVLF; encoded by the coding sequence ATGAGCAAGACTTCTCTCGATAAGAGCAAGATCAAGTTCCTTCTTCTGGAAGGCGTCCACCCATCGGCTGTCGACGTACTGAAAGCCGCTGGGTACTCCAGCATTGAGTACATCACCAGTTCTCTGCCGGAAGCCCAGTTAAAGGAAAAGATCGCCGACGCGCACTTTATCGGCATTCGCTCCCGCACTCAGTTGACCGAAGAGATCTTCGACCACGCCAAGAAATTGGTGGCCGTCGGCTGTTTCTGCATCGGCACCAACCAGGTCGACCTCAACGCAGCGCGCGAGCGCGGCATCGCGGTGTTCAACGCACCGTACTCCAACACCCGTTCCGTGGCGGAACTGGTGCTGGCCGAGGCCATCCTGCTGCTGCGCGGCATCCCAGAGAAGAACGCTTCCTGCCACCGTGGCGGCTGGATCAAAAGCGCGGCCAACTCCTTCGAAATCCGCGGCAAGAAGCTGGGTATCGTCGGTTACGGCTCGATCGGTACGCAGTTGTCGGTACTGGCTGAAGGCCTGGGCATGCAGGTGTTCTTCTACGACACCCTGACCAAACTGCCACTGGGCAACGCCACTCAGGTGTCGAGCCTGACCGAACTGCTGGGCATGTCCGACATCGTCACCCTGCACGTTCCGGAAACCGCTGAGACCCAGTGGATGATCGGCGAGAAGGAAATCCGCGCGATCAAGAAAGGCGGCATCCTGATCAACGCTGCACGCGGCACCGTGGTCGAGTTGGACGCACTGGCCGACGCGATCAAGGACAAGCACCTGATCGGCGCCGCTATCGACGTGTTCCCGGTAGAGCCACGCTCTAACGACGACATCTTCGAAAGCCCGCTGCGTGGCCTGGACAACGTGATCCTGACTCCACACATCGGCGGTTCCACTGCTGAAGCCCAAGCCAACATCGGCCTGGAAGTGTCGGAGAAACTGGTCAAGTACAGCGACAACGGTACGTCGGTGTCCTCGGTCAACTTCCCGGAAGTGGCCCTGCCGGCTCACCCTGGCAAGCACCGTTTGCTGCACATCCACCAGAACATCCCTGGCGTGATGATGGAGATCAACAAGGTCTTCGCAGAAAACGGCATCAACATTTCCGGTCAGTTCCTGCAGACCAACGAGAAAGTCGGCTACGTGGTCATCGACGTAGACGCCGAGTACTCGGACCTGGCGCAAGAGAAGCTGCAGCACATCAACGGCACGATTCGTAGCCGCGTGTTGTTCTAA